The proteins below come from a single Micromonospora citrea genomic window:
- a CDS encoding amidohydrolase family protein, protein MHIPTEQVLVNLALYDGVRDDLQRDQGIWVGADGTIRAVGPVDDVLTEAGDARVVDLHGDHVMPGLTNMHVHLSLGLPGHFGDEVHRSNLAELVLLMADSARRTLHSGVTTARLVGESRYADFALRKGIERGAVDGPRIFTAGHALCCTGGHGWEADALEADGADGFRRLTRQQIRAGADLIKVCISGGIAGEFESIDTPQLLDDELAAVIRVAHDWGRKVTAHAGPAESVRRAVELGLDCVEHGYELTDEVTRLMAERGVWYVPTIVVSRCEQFFRDAGVPGWLMDRALSAGPRHWESLQHAIRNGVPIALGSDMPPHAGYDETTATVRELEFMVDAGMPVADALKSATIRPAQWLGQADTLGSVEVGKHADLLVLRDDPTRSVSALRTLHAVLKGGVSYRDDHGRLRDAR, encoded by the coding sequence ATGCACATCCCCACCGAACAGGTCCTGGTCAACCTCGCGCTCTACGACGGCGTCCGGGACGACCTCCAGCGCGACCAGGGCATCTGGGTCGGCGCCGACGGCACGATCCGCGCCGTCGGGCCGGTCGACGACGTCCTCACCGAGGCGGGCGACGCCCGGGTGGTCGACCTGCACGGCGACCACGTCATGCCCGGCCTGACCAACATGCACGTGCACCTCTCGCTCGGGCTGCCCGGCCACTTCGGCGACGAGGTGCACCGGTCGAACCTGGCCGAGCTGGTGCTGCTGATGGCCGACTCGGCGCGCCGGACCCTGCACTCCGGGGTCACCACCGCCCGGCTCGTCGGCGAGAGCCGCTACGCCGACTTCGCCCTGCGCAAGGGCATCGAGCGCGGCGCGGTGGACGGCCCACGGATCTTCACCGCCGGGCACGCCCTCTGCTGCACCGGCGGGCACGGCTGGGAGGCCGACGCCCTGGAGGCCGACGGGGCGGACGGGTTCCGCCGGCTCACCCGGCAGCAGATCCGCGCCGGCGCCGACCTGATCAAGGTGTGCATCTCCGGCGGCATCGCCGGCGAGTTCGAGTCGATCGACACCCCCCAACTGCTCGACGACGAGCTGGCGGCCGTCATCCGGGTGGCGCACGACTGGGGCCGCAAGGTCACCGCGCACGCCGGCCCGGCCGAGTCGGTGCGCCGTGCCGTGGAACTCGGCCTGGACTGCGTCGAGCACGGCTACGAGCTGACCGACGAGGTGACCCGGCTGATGGCCGAGCGCGGCGTCTGGTACGTGCCGACCATCGTGGTCAGCCGCTGCGAGCAGTTCTTCCGCGACGCCGGCGTGCCGGGCTGGCTGATGGACCGCGCCCTGTCGGCCGGGCCCCGGCACTGGGAGAGCCTCCAGCACGCCATCCGCAACGGCGTGCCGATCGCGCTGGGCAGCGACATGCCGCCGCACGCCGGCTACGACGAGACGACCGCCACCGTGCGGGAGCTGGAGTTCATGGTGGACGCCGGGATGCCCGTCGCCGACGCGCTGAAGTCCGCCACCATCCGCCCCGCACAGTGGCTGGGTCAGGCCGACACGCTCGGCAGCGTCGAGGTCGGCAAGCACGCCGACCTGCTGGTCCTGCGCGACGACCCCACCCGCTCGGTGTCCGCGCTGCGCACCCTGCACGCCGTACTCAAGGGCGGGGTGTCGTACCGCGACGACCACGGCCGCCTGCGGGACGCGCGATGA
- a CDS encoding ABC transporter ATP-binding protein has translation MNEPVGSGNLLEISDVEVEYKPRGRGPVRAVAGVSLEVAPGQIVGLVGESGCGKSSLARVAVGLAAPSAGTIRFAGRPITPLGWRRRPLPEVGLQMVFQNPYASLNPRRTIGAQLLDGVPDTVTGAARRARVADLLDRVGMPAGAAERYPHQFSGGQRQRLAIARALAPEPRMIIADEPVTALDASSQAQVVNLLVGLVRDLDMGMLFISHDLSLVHEIADVTAVMYLGRIVETAPTRELWRAPRHPYSRALIDAVPQISAQPQLPRTLAGEVPDPASAPVGCRFRPRCPHAFAPCGEQPPTLDLGGRTAACWLNDPTVAPTTVPAA, from the coding sequence ATGAACGAGCCGGTCGGGTCGGGCAACCTGCTCGAGATCAGCGACGTCGAGGTCGAGTACAAGCCGCGCGGCCGGGGGCCGGTCCGGGCCGTGGCCGGGGTGAGCCTGGAGGTGGCGCCCGGCCAGATCGTCGGCCTGGTCGGCGAGTCCGGCTGCGGCAAGTCGTCGCTGGCCCGGGTGGCGGTCGGGCTGGCCGCGCCGAGCGCCGGGACGATCCGGTTCGCCGGCCGCCCGATCACCCCGCTCGGCTGGCGGCGCCGGCCGCTGCCGGAGGTCGGGCTCCAGATGGTCTTCCAGAATCCGTACGCGTCGCTGAACCCCCGGCGCACCATCGGCGCCCAGCTCCTCGACGGGGTGCCGGACACGGTGACCGGCGCCGCCCGCCGGGCGAGGGTCGCCGACCTGCTGGACCGGGTCGGCATGCCGGCCGGGGCCGCGGAGCGGTACCCGCACCAGTTCTCCGGCGGCCAGCGGCAGCGGCTCGCCATCGCCCGGGCGCTGGCGCCGGAACCCCGGATGATCATCGCGGACGAGCCGGTCACCGCGCTGGACGCCTCCTCCCAGGCGCAGGTGGTCAACCTGCTCGTCGGGCTGGTCCGGGACCTGGACATGGGCATGCTGTTCATCTCGCACGACCTCTCCCTGGTACACGAGATCGCCGACGTCACGGCCGTGATGTACCTGGGCCGCATCGTCGAGACCGCGCCCACCCGCGAGCTGTGGCGCGCACCCCGGCACCCGTACAGCCGGGCGCTGATCGACGCGGTGCCGCAGATCTCGGCGCAGCCGCAGCTGCCCAGGACGCTCGCCGGGGAGGTGCCCGACCCGGCGAGCGCGCCGGTCGGATGCCGCTTCCGGCCGCGCTGCCCGCACGCCTTCGCGCCGTGCGGCGAGCAGCCGCCCACGCTCGACCTCGGCGGCCGCACCGCCGCCTGCTGGCTCAACGACCCCACGGTGGCGCCGACCACCGTGCCCGCCGCGTAG
- a CDS encoding ABC transporter ATP-binding protein encodes MAPLLEVDSLAVTLPGPTGPLPILHDVSFTVDEGEMVGIAGESGCGKSLTAQTLLGLLPAGAKVTGSARFAGTELLGLDTKRWQKVRGAGIAMVFQDPTAALHPMLTIGRQLTEHMQVHLGLDRRAADRRAVELLEQVRIPDPQRAVRAYPHQFSGGMRQRAAIAIALAARPRLLIADEPTTALDVTVQAGILALLEQLRAETGLAVAFITHDLGVLSALTTRGYVFYAGRVVETGPTGALLTAPRHPYTAALLGARPHGTQSVGTLRPIPGGPPAPGQAPPGCPFQPRCGYAEPSCGTAPPPLSPAGTDRSVACVVRPHLEVAA; translated from the coding sequence ATGGCACCCCTGCTCGAGGTCGACTCCCTGGCCGTCACCCTGCCCGGCCCCACGGGGCCGCTGCCGATCCTGCACGACGTGTCGTTCACCGTCGACGAGGGCGAGATGGTCGGCATCGCCGGGGAGAGCGGGTGCGGCAAGAGCCTCACCGCGCAGACCCTGCTCGGGCTGCTGCCCGCCGGCGCCAAGGTCACCGGGTCGGCCCGCTTCGCCGGCACCGAGCTGCTCGGCCTGGACACGAAGCGCTGGCAGAAGGTACGCGGCGCCGGCATCGCGATGGTCTTCCAGGACCCCACCGCCGCGCTGCACCCGATGCTCACGATCGGCCGGCAGCTCACCGAACACATGCAGGTCCACCTGGGCCTGGACCGGCGGGCGGCCGACCGGCGGGCGGTGGAGCTGCTCGAGCAGGTCCGCATCCCCGACCCGCAGCGGGCGGTACGGGCGTACCCGCACCAGTTCTCCGGCGGCATGCGGCAGCGGGCCGCCATCGCGATCGCCCTCGCCGCCCGCCCCCGGCTGCTGATCGCCGACGAGCCGACCACCGCGCTCGACGTGACGGTGCAGGCCGGCATCCTGGCGCTGCTGGAGCAGTTGCGCGCCGAGACCGGGCTGGCCGTCGCGTTCATCACCCACGACCTCGGGGTGCTCAGCGCACTCACCACCCGCGGCTACGTCTTCTACGCCGGGCGCGTGGTGGAGACCGGCCCCACCGGGGCGCTGCTCACCGCGCCGCGCCACCCGTACACGGCCGCGCTGCTCGGCGCCCGCCCGCACGGCACCCAGTCCGTCGGCACGCTGCGTCCCATCCCGGGCGGGCCGCCCGCGCCGGGGCAGGCCCCGCCCGGATGTCCGTTCCAACCCCGGTGCGGGTACGCCGAGCCGTCCTGCGGCACCGCGCCTCCCCCGCTGTCCCCCGCCGGCACCGACCGGTCGGTGGCCTGCGTGGTCCGTCCGCACCTGGAGGTGGCGGCATGA